In one window of Scyliorhinus canicula chromosome 17, sScyCan1.1, whole genome shotgun sequence DNA:
- the LOC119951810 gene encoding gastrula zinc finger protein XlCGF7.1-like, with amino-acid sequence MERLEETQNMEKPWKCGDCGKGYRFPSQLETHRRIHTGERPFTCPVCEKGFTLFSSLKTHQQIHTGEWPFTCSQCGKGFTQLPNLQTHQRIHTGERPFTCSQCEKGFTQLSHLQSHQRVHTGEKPFTCSQCGKGFSKSSNLQTHQRVHVGERPFTCSLCGKGFTQLSHLQSHQQVHTGERPFICSQCGKGFTQFSNLRTHQRVHTGEKPFTCSQCGNRFTQLSSLQNHQRIHTGERPFTCSQCGKGFSDSSNLRTHLRSHQRVHTGMRSFTCTQCGKAFTQISSLKSHQRVHTEEKPFTCPQCGKGVCVSSYLPRHQQVHK; translated from the exons ATGGAGAGACTCGAGGAGACCCAAaatatggagaaaccgtggaaatgtggggactgtgggaagggatacagattcccatctcagctggagactcatcgacgtattcacactggggagaggccattcacctgccctgtgtgtgagAAGGGTTTCACTCTGTTCTCCAGCCTTAAgacacaccagcaaattcacactggagagtggccattcacttgctctcagtgtgggaagggattcactcagttacccaatctgcagacacatcagcgaattcacactggggagaggccatttacctgctctcagtgtgagaagggattcactcagttatcccacctgcagagtcaccagcgagttcacactggggagaagccatttacctgctcccagtgtgggaagggattcagtaaatCATCCaatctgcagacacatcagcgagttcatgtgggggagaggccatttacctgctctctgtgtgggaagggattcactcagttatcccacctgcagagtcaccagcaagttcacactggggagagaccattcatctgctcccagtgtgggaagggattcactcagttctccaacctgcggacacaccagcgagttcacactggggagaagccattcacctgctctcagtgtgggaatcgattcactcagttatccagcctgcagaatcaccagcgaattcacactggggaaagaccgttcacctgctcccagtgtgggaagggattcagtgattcatccaacctcCGGACACATCTGCGG agtcaccaacgagttcacactgggatgAGGTCATTCACCTGCACTCAATGTGGGAAGGCGTTCACTCAGATCTCCAGCCTGAAgtcacaccaacgagttcacactgaggagaagccgttcacctgccctcaatgtgggaagggagtcTGTGTTTCCTCGTACCTGccgagacaccaacaagttcacaagtga